A single region of the Ictalurus punctatus breed USDA103 chromosome 26, Coco_2.0, whole genome shotgun sequence genome encodes:
- the as3mt gene encoding arsenite methyltransferase, producing MADMKGAHSEPAATDVHDTVKEYYGKILKQSSDLKSNACVPSAKPIPVYIRKALTEVHPEVTAKYYGCGLAVPECVEGCRILDLGCGSGRDCYVLSQLVGKNGHVTGLDMTEDQLEVARKYIDCHMETFGYKKPNVDFVQGYIESLREAGLEENSYDIIISNCVVNLSPDKASVLREAYNVLKDGGELYFSDVYSNAPISESLRANKVLWGECLSGALWWEDLVRLAEEVGFCKPRLVTASLISVGNEELEKLLGDYKFVSATYRLFKLPKNSKKERCLVMYDGNITGLEKEFEFDAQYSFKVNEVMEVDGDVANILKNSRFAEEFTFQILAQSSTTSGSCRAKPKVMPVSPFELAEQLGSASVVPSTGLCCGPQESCCM from the exons ATGGCGGACATGAAAGGAGCACATAG TGAACCGGCTGCTACAGATGTTCATGACACTGTTAAG GAATActatgggaaaatcctgaaGCAGAGCTCTGATCTGAAGAGCAACGCATGTGTCCCTTCAGCTAAGCCCATTCCTGTCTACATTAGAAAAGCTCTGACTGAGGTTCACCCAGAAGTCACGGCAAA gTACTATGGCTGTGGTCTGGCAGTGCCCGAGTGTGTGGAGGGCTGCAGGATTTTGGATCTCGGCTGCGGCAGTGGACGTGATTGCTATGTTCTCAGTCAGTTGGTGGGCAAGAACGGTCATGTCACTGGACTCGATATGACGGAAGATCAG CTTGAGGTTGCAAGAAAATATATAGACTGTCACATGGAGACGTTTGGGTACAAGAAGCCAAATGTGGACTTTGTTCAAGGATACATCGAGTCCTTGAGGGAAGCAGGCCTGGAGGAGAACTCTTATGATATAATCAT atcaAATTGTGTGGTGAACCTCTCACCTGACAAGGCTAGTGTTCTGAGAGAGGCCTACAATGTACTGAAG GATGGCGGAGAGCTGTATTTCAGTGACGTTTACAGCAATGCCCCGATTTCAGAATCCCTTAGAGCCAACAAAGTTTTATGGG GTGAGTGTCTGAGTGGAGCTCTTTGGTGGGAGGACCTTGTGCGATTGGCTGAGGAAGTTGGGTTTTGCAAACCCCGACTGGTCACAGCTAGCTTAATTTCTGTAGGCAATGAGGAGCTCGAGAAACTTCTAG GTGACTACAAGTTTGTCTCTGCTACATACCGTCTCTTCAAGTTACCAAAGAATTCTAAGAAGGAGCGCTGTCTTGTCATGTATGATGGAAACATTACAGGCTTAGAGAAGGAATTTGAGTTTGATGCGCAGTATAGTTTTAAG GTGAATGAGGTGATGGAGGTGGATGGAGATGTAGCCAACATCTTGAAGAACTCCAGGTTTGCTGAAGAGTTCACTTTCCAGATTCTAGCACAGAGCAGCACAACATCAGGATCATGCCGAGCCAAACCCAAG GTCATGCCTGTGAGCCCCTTCGAACTGGCAGAGCAGCTGGGAAGTGCGAGTGTGGTTCCATCCACAGGGTTGTGCTGTGGCCCTCAGGAGTCATGCTGCATGTGa
- the LOC108258316 gene encoding 5-hydroxytryptamine receptor 3A: MAQQRGLTLVMGWLFVLLFNSPVGCRWVSEYSGGCWNTSEVEPFNCTSDDTTSLYKKVKNALWCTEIRPVQQPWDVLNVKLGLTIAGIYDVNEKDQVIILSIVTTLDWEVPFLKWDNATCGTNKISYPKSELWLPDIQIEEFVDEDRSTDLPYVQLNYTGGVHLVQRKKVFATCDMDIYRFPFDVHTCSLTFQSYMLEEDEMSLTSKSREFIQRSSVTSDSGWILEEVTQVNNTFNLTTKRYFSSVRYNFTIKREASLYVVNLLVPSCFLSLLDMFSFFLPPHNVDRSAFKMTLILGYTVFLLITNDILPASGSKTPLINVFFSLSLALMVASLLETMFIVNVSNNANHYPRIPRWLHVLVLNYLARLLFMSPKPLGVPVEVILNPHAKVTPDTSGEAMVPADTGEKDEMECAAVVDELKKVAREVLTIRFQIEEHLRPNQGNNDWKMIANVIDRLLFLFYVLFVVASYITIIAIWASSTVRHSK; encoded by the exons ATGGCACAGCAGAGGGGACTCACACTTGTCATGGGATGGCTGTTTGTCTTGCTTTTTAACAGTCCAG TTGGATGCCGTTGGGTGTCGGAATACTCAGGTGGATGTTGGAATACTTCTGAAGTAGAACCATTTAACTGCACTTCTGATGATACCACAAGCCTGtataaaaaagttaaaaatgcCCTTTGGTGTACTGAAATACGACCAGTTCAACAACCATGGGACGTCTTAAATGTTAAACTGGGCCTCACTATTGCTGGTATCTATGACGTG AATGAAAAGGATCAGGTCATAATATTGTCCATTGTAACAACACTT GACTGGGAAGTGCCATTTCTGAAGTGGGATAATGCTACATGTGGAACTAATAAAATCTCATATCCAAAATCTGAGCTGTGGCTGCCGGATATACAAATAGAGGAGTT TGTGGATGAAGACAGAAGTACTGACCTACCCTATGTTCAGCTCAATTACACCGGTGGGGTTCATCTCGTTCAACGCAAAAAGGTTTTTGCCACGTGTGATATGGACATCTACAGATTTCCTTTTGATGTCCACACCTGCTCACTTACTTTCCAGTCCTACATGCTTGAAG AGGATGAAATGAGCCTGACTTCTAAATCAAGGGAATTTATTCAAAGATCATCTGTTACTTCTGACTCGGGATGGATCCTTGAAGAAGTGACACAGGTTAATAACACTTTTAACCTGACCACCAAAAGATATTTTTCTTCTGTTAGATACAAT TTTACCATTAAACGTGAGGCCAGTCTCTATGTAGTGAACCTCCTGGTCCCCAGCTGCTTCCTGAGTCTGTTGGACATGTTCAGCTTCTTCCTGCCTCCTCATAATGTTGATCGGTCGGCTTTCAAAATGACACTCATCCTAGGCTACACCGTCTTTCTGCTCATCACCAATGACATCCTGCCAGCCAGTGGCTCAAAAACTCCTCTAATAA AcgtatttttctctctcagcttGGCGCTGATGGTAGCCAGCCTTTTGGAGACTATGTTCATTGTTAACGTCAGTAACAATGCAAACCATTACCCCAGAATACCCCGTTGGCTCCATGTCCTTGTTCTGAACTACCTAGCACGTCTCCTGTTCATGTCCCCTAAACCTCTTGGTGTTCCGGTGGAAGTGATTTTAAACCCGCATGCAAAAG TGACACCAGACACATCAGGTGAAGCAATGGTGCCTGCTGACACAGGAGAAAAGGATGAGATGGAGTGTGCAGCGGTGGTGGATGAACTGAAGAAAGTGGCCCGAGAAGTGCTGACCATTCGATTTCAGATTGAAGAACACCTGAGACCCAACCAGGGCAATAACGACTGGAAGATGATTGCAAACGTTATTGATCGCCTCCTGTTCCTGTTTTATGTTCTCTTCGTGGTTGCGAGCTACATCACTATAATTGCCATATGGGCCAGTTCCACAGTGCGTCATTCAAAGTAG